One genomic window of Centroberyx gerrardi isolate f3 chromosome 15, fCenGer3.hap1.cur.20231027, whole genome shotgun sequence includes the following:
- the LOC139927517 gene encoding serine/threonine-protein kinase pim-1-like, translating into MASRSMQAFETLDSLGSKRDQGSPAATDRCNKPSDLLAEDGGAERRRRRRSKRKASSGKSYEEASKRMRGTTGSPRSPAASQDHGGSASAAGAATPSSVNTGRTNERTIFNARYVEVGPLGEGSYGSVYSGYRRTDRLPVAIKHIAKPDVVYMRLILGGRVRQVPLEVVLLLKAGAGAEPGSVGSTAAVTLVDWFDLSDELVLVLERPVPSMDLIAYLEARGGHIQECEAKIIMKQLVDAAMEIEAKGVFHRDIKLENVLVETGSDVPRVRLIDFGFGRVMREGAYTQASGTPAYTPPEWYQRGSYRAGPTTVWQLGVLMFGLLAGRLPFDTGRQIVHKKAKLGNGFSRNCQDFLRRCLTKCPDRRFTLERLQLHPWLD; encoded by the exons ATGGCCTCTAGGTCTATGCAGGCATTTGAGACTCTGGATTCTCTGGGCTCCAAGAGAGATCAAG GCAGCCCAGCAGCCACCGACAGGTGCAACAAGCCCAGCGACCTGCTGGCAGaggatggaggagcagagaggaggaggaggaggaggagcaagaggaaagcCAGCTCCGGGAAGAGCTATGAGGAGGCCAGCAAGAGGATGAGGGGAACCACCGGAAGCCCTCGAAGCCCTGCGGCCTCCCAGGACCACGGCGGCAGCGCCAGTGCCGCTGGAGCTGCCACGCCTTCCTCAGTCAACACCGGAAGAACGAATGAAAGAa ccaTCTTTAACGCCAGATATGTGGAGGTGGGACCACTTGGCGAAGGCAGCTACGGATCCGTCTACAGTGGCTACCGAAGAACGGACCGTTTGCCT GTTGCAATAAAACACATTGCCAAGCCAGACGTGGTCTACATGCGGCTG ATACTGGGTGGGAGGGTGCGTCAGGTTCCACTGGAGGTGGTCCTGCTGCTGAAAGCAGGAGCGGGAGCAGAACCGGGATCAGTCGGCAGCACCGCAGCCGTGACCCTCGTCGACTGGTTCGACCTGTCCGACGAGCTGGTCCTGGTGCTTGAGAGACCCGTCCCATCTATGGACCTCATCGCCTACCTTGAGGCCAGAGGGGGCCACATCCAGGAGTGCGAGGCTAAG ATCATCATGAAGCAGCTGGTGGACGCAGCCATGGAGATTGAAGCCAAAGGAGTGTTTCACCGGGACATCAAGCTGGAGAACGTCCTGGTGGAAACGGGTTCCGACGTCCCGCGCGTGCGGCTCATCGACTTCGGCTTCGGCCGCGTCATGAGGGAGGGAGCCtacacccaggcctccg GAACCCCTGCCTACACCCCTCCGGAGTGGTACCAGCGAGGCTCCTACAGAGCGGGACCCACCACCGTGTGGCAGCTGGGGGTGCTGATGTTCGGGCTGCTGGCTGGACGTCTGCCTTTTGACACCGGGAGGCAGATTGTCCACAAAAAGGCCAAACTGGGCAATGGATTTTCCAGAA ATTGCCAGGACTTTTTGAGAAGGTGTCTCACCAAGTGTCCCGATCGCCGCTTCACCCTGGAGCGCCTGCAGCTGCACCCCTGGCTCGACTGA